In the Brassica napus cultivar Da-Ae chromosome A7, Da-Ae, whole genome shotgun sequence genome, one interval contains:
- the LOC111199213 gene encoding phospholipase A1-Igamma1, chloroplastic-like → MEKSLVKTPLRKLRRRGTKRSCRLKQKLKLTWKSIKIQVRSHLPGAFLSTKKRLTHVKSRNQEQELAQVARKICKISNDSTSSLAFLLQLPKYSATDFLDRGDLMTPAASPRENISKMWRELHGSKNWENILDPLHPWLRREITKYGEFVESVYDSLDFDPLSEFCGSCRYNRNKLFEELGLTRHGYKVTKYIYAMSHVDVPQWFLSSSLGETWSKDSNWMGFVAVSGDRESLRIGRRDIVVAWRGTVTPTEWFMDLRTSKEPFDCESEHGKRVVKVQSGFFSIYNSKSELARYNKESASEQTMEEVKRLVKFFKERGEEVSLTITGHSLGGALALMNAYEAARDVPELSGNVSVISFGAPRVGNLAFKERLNSLGVKVLRVVNKQDIVPKLPGIVFNKVLNKLNPITSKLNWVYRHVGTQLKLDVFSSPYVKRDSDLAGSHNLEVYLHVLDGFHRKKSGFRVNARRDVASVNKSTDMLLDHLRIPECWYQVAHKGLILNKQTGRWVKPVRAPEDIPSPLSTGPKPIYSS, encoded by the coding sequence ATGGAGAAGTCACTGGTCAAAACTCCATTGAGAAAGCTAAGAAGAAGAGGAACGAAACGGTCCTGCAGATTGAAGCAGAAGCTCAAGCTGACGTGGAAGTCTATCAAGATCCAGGTAAGGTCACATCTACCTGGCGCCTTCTTGTCAACCAAGAAACGCCTCACGCACGTGAAATCAAgaaatcaagaacaagaactaGCTCAAGTGGCCAGGAAGATCTGCAAAATCTCCAACGACTCCACCAGTTCGCTGGCGTTTCTTCTTCAGCTTCCGAAGTATTCAGCAACTGATTTTCTAGACCGCGGCGATCTGATGACTCCAGCTGCGTCTCCAAGGGAAAACATATCCAAAATGTGGCGTGAGCTTCACGGTTCCAAGAACTGGGAGAATATTCTTGATCCTCTACATCCATGGCTGAGGAGAGAAATAACCAAATATGGAGAGTTCGTGGAATCAGTCTATGATTCTCTCGATTTCGATCCTTTATCTGAATTCTGCGGAAGCTGTAGATACAACAGGAACAAACTCTTTGAGGAGCTTGGTTTAACAAGACATGGTTACAAGGTAACCAAATACATCTACGCCATGTCTCATGTGGATGTCCCTCAGTGGTTCTTGAGCTCATCTTTGGGAGAGACGTGGAGCAAAGACTCTAACTGGATGGGCTTTGTCGCTGTGAGTGGAGACAGAGAGTCTTTGAGGATCGGTCGGAGAGACATTGTTGTGGCGTGGCGTGGCACTGTGACTCCTACTGAATGGTTCATGGATCTTAGAACTAGTAAAGAGCCTTTCGATTGTGAAAGTGAACATGGCAAGAGGGTGGTGAAGGTGCAAAGCGGGTTCTTCAGCATCTACAACTCCAAAAGCGAGCTCGCAAGGTACAATAAAGAAAGTGCATCTGAGCAGACAATGGAGGAAGTGAAGCGGTTAGTTAAGTTTTTTAAGGAAAGAGGCGAAGAGGTGAGCTTAACCATCACGGGTCATAGCCTTGGAGGTGCATTGGCGCTTATGAACGCTTACGAGGCCGCCAGAGATGTTCCGGAGTTATCTGGTAACGTTTCTGTGATCTCATTTGGTGCGCCGAGAGTAGGTAACTTGGCATTCAAGGAACGTCTAAACAGTTTAGGTGTTAAAGTCTTGCGTGTGGTGAACAAGCAAGACATTGTCCCTAAGCTTCCTGGTATCGTGTTCAACAAGGTTCTAAACAAACTCAACCCCATAACTTCGAAGCTAAATTGGGTCTACAGGCACGTCGGAACGCAGCTCAAGCTCGATGTATTCAGTTCTCCTTACGTAAAACGTGATTCGGACTTAGCGGGATCTCATAACCTCGAGGTGTATCTCCATGTTTTAGATGGCTTCCACCGCAAGAaatcagggtttagggttaacgCCAGGAGAGACGTTGCGTCTGTGAACAAGAGTACAGATATGTTACTGGATCATCTAAGAATACCTGAGTGTTGGTACCAAGTGGCACACAAGGGTCTGATTCTCAACAAGCAGACCGGCCGGTGGGTGAAGCCAGTCCGGGCCCCGGAAGACATTCCCTCTCCTTTATCGACCGGACCAAAACCTATATATAGCTCGTga
- the LOC111199342 gene encoding putative F-box protein At1g32660: MKRRREEKDKFHNSREASGSFRKRTEYEEKDTTPSKLDSVHDDLKMAIMSRLPAKSLMKFRCVSKMWCSFIGRQELVDSLFAVSSAEPRFIVSFSNNAFGKPEEKLTFLLSYQEGSSSSCLVPRFEMALPVGLRASQEYCASLHGFLSVYTDHGLMVCNPSTEQVFNLTKNTQFVGYDPIGGQHKALSVHLRDPSSARPHLLHKVLTLGGGGGWRDIEGTPVPYIPVSVGVCINGVIYYGGYKYNSTTDFKNKNPVVMCFDVRSEKVSFIQAPSAVVLCGKNAIFIEYNGKLASILVHPPLARSIPFDLWILEDAQKHEWSKQTCVFPSSAWESVSCRRMSFQGTNKAGEIIIVPSVVNTIKVQPFYIFYYNVTTNNVRRVRLLGIGDNEEFQRSYGFVGGYECFVRVAPHHVDSIAFLNNHVL; this comes from the coding sequence ATGAAACGCAGGCGCGAGGAGAAGGATAAGTTCCACAACAGCCGAGAAGCCTCAGGAAGCTTCAGAAAACGCACGGAGTACGAGGAGAAAGACACAACCCCAAGTAAGTTAGATTCGGTGCATGATGATCTTAAGATGGCTATAATGAGTAGATTGCCTGCCAAGTCTCTTATGAAGTTTCGATGCGTGTCGAAGATGTGGTGTTCCTTCATCGGAAGGCAAGAGTTGGTGGATTCCTTGTTCGCTGTCTCCTCAGCGGAACCACGGTTTATAGTCTCTTTTAGCAACAACGCATTCGGCAAGCCTGAAGAGAAGCTTACCTTCCTCTTGTCGTATCAAGAggggtcttcttcttcttgtttggtACCCAGGTTCGAGATGGCATTACCAGTGGGATTGCGAGCCAGCCAAGAGTATTGCGCTTCTCTCCATGGGTTTCTCAGTGTTTACACTGATCATGGTTTGATGGTTTGTAACCCCAGCACCGAGCAAGTCTTTAATTTGACCAAGAACACCCAATTCGTGGGGTACGATCCCATTGGTGGCCAACACAAAGCATTATCTGTGCATTTGAGAGATCCTTCTTCTGCTCGTCCTCATCTACTGCACAAGGTGTTAACacttggaggaggaggaggttggAGAGACATTGAAGGTACCCCTGTTCCTTATATACCTGTATCAGTGGGAGTATGTATCAACGGTGTTATCTACTATGGCGGTTATAAGTATAACTCCACTACTGATTTTAAGAATAAGAATCCAGTTGTCATGTGTTTTGATGTTCGATCTGAGAAAGTAAGTTTTATCCAAGCACCTAGTGCTGTCGTGTTATGTGGAAAGAATGCCATATTTATAGAATACAATGGGAAGCTAGCTTCTATTCTTGTGCATCCACCTCTTGCTCGCTCCATTCCCTTTGATTTATGGATACTAGAGGACGCCCAGAAACATGAATGGTCAAAGCAAACATGTGTGTTTCCCTCCTCTGCCTGGGAGTCCGTTTCTTGCCGCAGAATGTCTTTCCAAGGCACCAATAAAGCTGGTGAGATCATTATCGTCCCAAGCGTGGTTAATACAATCAAGGTCCAACCCTTCTACATCTTCTACTACAATGTCACAACAAACAATGTCAGAAGAGTTAGGCTCCTAGGAATTGGTGACAATGAAGAGTTTCAACGCTCTTATGGATTTGTAGGTGGGTATGAATGTTTTGTCCGTGTCGCACCTCATCACGTCGACAGTATTGCCTTTCTCAATAATCATGTATTATAA
- the LOC111199343 gene encoding uncharacterized protein LOC111199343, translating into MCTEGLIHELTEAERTERLHGIQFSDEGPMIHHLLFADDSLLVCKATEEQATVLMKILEAYGIATGQKVNLLKSAITFGANVSDETKEAVKRITGITQEGGTGTYLGLPECFSGSKTEMLAYIYDRLKDRFSGYFARCLSHGGKEILIKAVAMAMPVYAMSCFKLTKKSCENLTRAMADFWWNSLEHKRKIHWISWKGGLAFKDIQGFNQALLAKQAWRLLDQPSSLFARVFKSRYYDKSEFLSAREGHRPSYAWRSIMFGRELLLKGIRKQVGNGKSISVWYETWIVDGVMRMPLMKNIMVDLELKVCDLLDPVSRTWQIDKLKELFFEEDIQRILKMKPVMEDDDYWTWVHNKNGSYSVRSGYWLFDKLNITEEKVIANALPSLNALKESVWKVETAPKIRSFMWRALSNAIPTGELLQHRGIKLDPVCQLCGFQGESPNHLLFSCTVARQVWALSNIPVPEGGFSETSLFSNYYYLLSLLKNADVPKEIIRNSRRNRAGFLADQQEKESELENRKEQAKLAKKWVKPPATWIKCNIGLSFSKVKQMGGASWVLRDHNGETLIHARRAFLGFAEEMDFKLAAVLWVIQSMEQHRRNRVIFAFQDEDLVGMVLRPKAWPSFRFMSFEILRYLAKIEWWRMVKEERKTNREAFLIAQSVTTSSRLQSYVAYGGPSWLSELFDGEKT; encoded by the exons ATGTGTACTGAAGGTCTGATTCACGAGCTGACTGAAGCAGAGAGGACGGAAAGACTTCATGGGATTCAGTTCTCAGACGAAGGACCTATGATTCACCATCTGTTGTTTGCTGATGACAGTTTGCTAGTATGCAAAGCCACTGAAGAGCAGGCCACTGTGCTAATGAAGATACTTGAAGCTTACGGGATTGCAACTGGACAAAAGGTGAATTTACTCAAATCAGCCATCACTTTTGGAGCAAACGTGAGTGATGAAACCAAGGAGGCTGTGAAGAGGATCACAGGTATCACACAAGAAGGAGGGACAGGAACCTATCTAGGTTTACCCGAGTGCTTCAGCGGCTCCAAAACAGAGATGCttgcatatatatatgacaGACTGAAAGACAGATTCTCAGGTTATTTCGCCAGATGCCTCTCTCATGGTGGAAAGGAAATTCTCATCAAAGCTGTCGCCATGGCCATGCCGGTTTATGCGATGTCGTGCTTCAAATTAACCAAAAAGTCATGCGAGAATTTGACTAGGGCAATGGCTGATTTTTGGTGGAATTCTCTCGAGCACAAACGCAAAATACATTGGATAAGCTGGAAAGGTGGTCTAGCTTTTAAAGACATACAAGGGTTCAATCAGGCTTTATTGGCTAAACAAGCGTGGAGACTACTTGATCAACCATCATCCCTGTTTGCACGCGTTTTCAAAAGTAGATATTATGATAAGTCTGAATTTCTAAGTGCAAGAGAAGGCCACAGACCATCATACGCTTGGAGAAGCATTATGTTCGGCAGGGAGTTACTACTAAAAGGTATCAGGAAGCAAGTTGGCAATGGGAAATCGATCTCGGTCTGGTATGAAACATGGATTGTTGATGGGGTGATGAGAATGCCTTTGATGAAGAACATTATGGTGGACCTCGAACTTAAAGTTTGTGATCTCCTCGACCCGGTCTCAAGAACATGGCAGATTGATAAACTGAAGGAGCTGTTCTTTGAGGAAGACATCCAACGAATCCTAAAAATGAAACCAGTGATGGAAGATGATGATTACTGGACTTGGGTTCATAACAAGAATGGCTCTTATTCGGTAAGATCGGGTTACTGGTTATTTGACAAGCTGAACATCACAGAGGAAAAGGTGATTGCGAATGCCCTGCCATCTCTTAATGCCCTTAAGGAATCAGTGTGGAAGGTGGAGACAGCACCCAAGATCAGGTCTTTCATGTGGAGAGCTTTGAGCAACGCTATACCTACTGGAGAACTTCTTCAGCACAGAGGGATAAAACTTGATCCTGTTTGTCAGCTATGTGGATTTCAAGGAGAATCTCCAAATCATCTTTTGTTCTCTTGCACTGTGGCGAGACAAGTCTGGGCTCTCTCAAACATCCCAGTCCCGGAGGGTGGTTTTAGTGAGACGTCCCTATTCTCAAACTATTACTACTTGCTTTCCCTACTGAAAAATGCAGATGTCCCAAAAGAAATCATAAGAA ATTCAAGAAGAAACAGAGCTGGGTTTTTGGCAGACCAACAAGAGAAGGAGAGTGAGCTGGAGAATCGTAAGGAGCAAGCAAAACTAGCCAAAAAATGGGTGAAACCACCAGCGACATGGATCAAGTGCAATATCGGTTTGAGCTTCTCCAAAGTAAAACAAATGGGGGGTGCGTCTTGGGTTCTAAGGGATCATAATGGTGAAACATTAATACATGCCAGGCGCGCTTTTCTGGGATTTGCAGAGGAAATGGATTTCAAATTGGCAGCGGTTTTGTGGGTGATTCAGAGCATGGAACAGCACAGAAGAAACAGAGTGATCTTTGCGTTTCAGGATGAAGATCTAGTAGGTATGGTACTGAGACCAAAGGCATGGCCTTCTTTCAGATTCATGAGCTTTGAAATTTTAAGGTATTTGGCCAAGATAGAATGGTGGCGAATGGTTAAAGAGGAGAGGAAAACAAATAGAGAGGCGTTTCTCATTGCCCAAAGTGTCACTACTTCTAGTAGGCTGCAGTCATATGTAGCTTATGGAGGGCCAAGTTGGTTAAGTGAGCTCTTTGATGGTGAGAAAACCTAA